In one Suricata suricatta isolate VVHF042 chromosome 9, meerkat_22Aug2017_6uvM2_HiC, whole genome shotgun sequence genomic region, the following are encoded:
- the LCMT2 gene encoding tRNA wybutosine-synthesizing protein 4 yields the protein MGPRSRERRAGAVQSTNDSSALSKSSLATHGYVHDPFAALLVPGTARRAPLIHRGYYVRARAVGHCVRAFLERTCAAPGAPRAQILSLGAGSDSLYFRLKSEGRLAGAAIWEVDFPDVARHKAERIQDTPELCALTGPFQSRDSASALFFESLDYRLLGLDLRQLPRLDQALAAAGLHAAAPTLLLAEAVLTYLEPDEAAALIAWAAQRFPDALFVIYEQMRPHDAFGQFMQQHFRKLSSPLHGLDRFPDVEAQQHRFLQAGWTACCAMDMNEFYRCLLPPEECQRVENLEPFDEFEEWHLKCAHYFILAASRGDALTQTLVFPPSEVFPRVDPASPSGVFPARVVTSDSQGPNLRRYGHASVLLSPSIILSAGGFGEEEGRHFRVSKFHLLSRYCDFEWKGNQICSCGTGAQWVGRLYHTMTRLSDTQVLVLGGRLSPVTPALGILQLGVCKSEDNSTGDLNVKVTKAGPEDSTLSRWRHSTTEVSFENEKYLFVYGGRSVVEPVLSDWHFLHFGTMAWVSIPVKGKAPEGRHSHSACSWQGGVLVAGGLGASEEPLSSVLFLKPISCGFLWESIVIQPPITPRYSHTAHVLNGKLLLVGGVWIHSSSVPGVTVIDLTTGLSSEYQIDTTCVPWPLMLHNHTSILLPEEQQLLLLGGGGNCFSFGTYFNPHAVTLDLSSLSAGQ from the coding sequence ATGGGCCCTCGGAGTCGCGAGCGTCGCGCGGGGGCAGTACAGAGCACTAACGACAGCAGCGCCCTCAGCAAGAGTTCCCTGGCCACGCACGGGTACGTGCACGATCCCTTTGCCGCGTTGCTCGTTCCGGGGACCGCGCGCCGCGCGCCGCTCATCCACCGCGGCTACTACGTCCGCGCACGCGCCGTGGGGCACTGCGTGCGCGCCTTCCTGGAACGGACGTGCGCGGCCCCAGGCGCGCCTCGCGCCCAAATTCTGTCGCTGGGGGCTGGCTCGGATTCTCTGTATTTTCGCCTGAAAAGTGAGGGCCGCCTGGCCGGGGCTGCAATCTGGGAAGTAGATTTTCCGGACGTGGCCCGGCACAAAGCCGAGAGGATTCAAGATACGCCGGAACTGTGCGCGTTAACTGGGCCTTTCCAGAGCCGGGACTCCGCGTCAGCGCTGTTCTTTGAGAGTTTGGACTACCGCCTCCTGGGCCTGGACCTGCGGCAGCTCCCGCGATTGGATCAGGCCCTGGCCGCCGCGGGTCTCCACGCAGCCGCACCCACTCTGCTCCTGGCAGAGGCCGTGCTGACCTACCTCGAGCCGGACGAGGCCGCGGCCCTCATCGCCTGGGCAGCCCAGCGTTTTCCCGATGCCCTTTTCGTGATATACGAGCAGATGAGGCCACACGATGCTTTTGGCCAGTTCATGCAGCAGCATTTTCGGAAGCTCAGTTCTCCCCTGCATGGCCTGGACCGCTTTCCCGACGTGGAGGCCCAGCAGCACCGCTTCCTTCAGGCTGGCTGGACTGCCTGCTGTGCCATGGACATGAATGAATTCTATCGCTGCCTTCTCCCCCCAGAAGAATGCCAGCGAGTGGAAAACCTTGAACCTTTTGATGAGTTTGAGGAGTGGCATCTGAAGTGCGCCCACTATTTCATTTTGGCCGCTTCCAGAGGAGATGCTCTTACCCAAACTCTGGTGTTTCCACCCTCAGAGGTGTTTCCTCGAGTAGATCCTGCTTCTCCATCAGGAGTCTTCCCTGCCCGTGTAGTCACTAGTGACAGCCAGGGCCCAAATCTTAGGAGATATGGGCATGCCTCTGTCCTTTTGAGCCCAAGCATTATTCTTAGTGCAGGGGGAtttggagaggaagaggggcggCATTTCCGAGTAAGCAAGTTTCACTTGCTGTCAAGATATTGTGACTTTGAATGGAAAGGCAACCAAATATGCAGTTGTGGTACTGGAGCCCAGTGGGTTGGACGCCTTTATCACACCATGACAAGACTTTCAGATACTCAGGTTCTGGTTCTGGGAGGGAGACTGTCCCCAGTAACTCCAGCCTTGGGGATTCTCCAACTTGGTGTCTGTAAGAGTGAGGATAATAGCACTGgggacctaaatgtaaaagtaaCAAAGGCTGGCCCAGAAGATTCCACGTTGTCACGTTGGCGGCATTCAACAACAGAAGTGTCCTTTGAGAACGAGAAATACTTGTTTGTGTATGGGGGTCGAAGCGTGGTGGAACCTGTTCTAAGTGACTGGCATTTCCTACATTTTGGGACAATGGCCTGGGTCAGTATCCCAGTGAAGGGGAAAGCACCTGAAGGTCGGCATTCCCACAGTGCCTGCAGCTGGCAAGGGGGAGTCCTTGTTGCTGGAGGTCTGGGTGCTTCTGAGGAGCCACTGAGTTCTGTACTCTTTCTAAAACCAATATCTTGTGGATTCCTGTGGGAATCAATAGTCATCCAGCCTCCCATTACTCCAAGGTACTCACACACAGCTCATGTGCTCAATGGGAAACTTCTCCTGGTTGGAGGGGTCTGGATTCATTCCTCCTCAGTTCCTGGAGTGACTGTCATTGATTTGACTACAGGGTTGAGCTCTGAGTATCAAATTGACACCACATGTGTACCATGGCCATTAATGTTACACAATCATACCAGCATCCTGCTTCCTGAAGAGCAACAGCTCCTGCTCCTTGGAGGTGGTGGGAACTGCTTTTCCTTTGGCACCTACTTCAACCCTCATGCAGTGACATTAGATCTTTCTTCCTTAAGTGCTGGGCAGTAG